The Candidatus Alcyoniella australis genome window below encodes:
- a CDS encoding DUF4416 family protein, whose product MSTLSEPHLSRLICELLVGRDADQQGAIDSLIASFGPIELLTQSEEFDYSDYYYKEMGSPIFRRLAVFSDLVSPRRLVEIKLKTNELEDLFAEQGRRGVNIDPELLSEGSLILATGKPAAQRIYLDHGIYAELRLVYQDGNFQPLAWTHPDYREQQLLGLLSRLREKYLIDRRTR is encoded by the coding sequence TTGAGCACTCTGAGCGAACCTCATCTGTCGCGCCTGATCTGCGAGCTGCTCGTGGGCCGCGATGCTGATCAGCAGGGGGCGATCGATAGCCTGATCGCAAGCTTCGGTCCAATCGAGCTGCTGACACAGAGCGAGGAGTTCGATTATTCGGACTACTATTACAAAGAGATGGGGAGCCCGATCTTCAGACGGCTGGCGGTCTTCAGCGACTTGGTAAGCCCGCGGCGGCTGGTCGAGATCAAGCTCAAGACGAACGAGCTGGAGGACCTGTTCGCTGAACAGGGCCGACGCGGCGTCAACATCGATCCGGAGTTGCTCAGCGAGGGGAGCTTGATTTTGGCGACGGGCAAGCCCGCAGCGCAACGGATCTACCTGGACCACGGGATATACGCCGAACTGAGGTTGGTATATCAAGACGGCAATTTCCAGCCGCTGGCCTGGACCCACCCGGACTACCGTGAACAGCAGTTACTGGGGCTGCTCTCCAGACTGCGCGAAAAATATCTGATCGATCGGAGAACGCGATGA
- the rfaE1 gene encoding D-glycero-beta-D-manno-heptose-7-phosphate kinase: MAESRKRLLEIVKRFSGVRIAVIGDVMLDQFVWGEVDRISPEAPVPVVHVNEESYMLGGAANVANNLRSLGGHVELMGLVGSDAAAEQICGRLDQRGIGHRGLVVEDGRTTTVKTRIIAHSQQVVRMDREQVGPIERSSVRSILGSLEAFRDDGGLDAVIVSDYGKGVVGRSLIQGMRKLISGATTVAVDPKVRKFSLYRGLGIITPNHHEAGQALGSKLRSDAEVEVGGERILKRFELEAVLITRGEQGMSLFQRDKRPVHIPTVARDVFDVTGAGDTVISVLTMARGAGACYSDAALIANYAAGIVVAEVGTATVSAQQLVRELRRSRISAP, from the coding sequence ATGGCCGAAAGCAGGAAGAGGCTGCTCGAGATCGTTAAACGGTTTTCCGGGGTGCGCATTGCCGTGATCGGCGATGTGATGCTCGACCAGTTCGTCTGGGGAGAGGTGGATCGGATTAGCCCCGAGGCGCCGGTGCCGGTTGTGCACGTCAACGAGGAGAGCTACATGCTCGGCGGCGCGGCCAACGTGGCGAACAACCTGCGGTCATTGGGTGGCCACGTCGAACTGATGGGGCTGGTGGGATCGGACGCCGCGGCGGAACAGATCTGCGGCAGGCTCGATCAACGCGGCATCGGCCATCGCGGCCTGGTGGTCGAGGATGGCCGCACGACCACGGTTAAAACGCGGATCATTGCCCACTCCCAGCAGGTCGTACGCATGGACCGCGAACAGGTCGGCCCCATCGAACGCAGCTCGGTGCGTTCGATCCTCGGGTCGCTCGAGGCTTTTCGCGACGATGGCGGGCTCGATGCGGTGATCGTCTCGGATTACGGCAAGGGCGTGGTCGGCCGTTCGCTGATTCAGGGAATGCGCAAGCTGATCAGTGGCGCGACGACCGTTGCCGTGGACCCCAAGGTGCGCAAATTTAGCCTCTACCGCGGATTGGGAATCATTACACCGAACCATCACGAGGCGGGTCAGGCCCTGGGCAGCAAGCTGCGCAGCGACGCCGAGGTCGAGGTCGGCGGAGAGCGGATCCTCAAGCGCTTTGAGCTCGAGGCGGTGTTGATCACCCGCGGCGAACAGGGAATGAGTCTGTTCCAGCGCGATAAGCGGCCGGTGCACATTCCGACCGTGGCCCGCGATGTGTTCGACGTCACCGGCGCGGGCGACACGGTGATCTCGGTGTTGACCATGGCGCGCGGCGCCGGCGCCTGCTACTCCGACGCGGCCTTGATCGCCAACTACGCCGCCGGAATAGTGGTCGCAGAGGTCGGTACGGCCACGGTCAGCGCCCAACAGCTCGTCCGCGAGCTGCGGCGCTCGCGGATCAGCGCGCCTTGA